A window of Synechococcus sp. MEDNS5 contains these coding sequences:
- a CDS encoding phycobiliprotein lyase, with protein sequence MTIEQFVAQSVGKWRSMRSGHSLAFQQFEDVLSEVSIESIEKCDSAVQDLLSTATSNQGHSSDIVAPFRMEWSAESDWEPEDPSQVSSGSCLIIPLKKNDYSGILIRSVGYAESELAESTYQFLDDGTFLLTTHYEQSIAEERIWFVSDNVRCRSSVLKTSAGSGVLQTSFASEVRRIKA encoded by the coding sequence ATGACGATTGAGCAATTTGTTGCTCAAAGTGTGGGTAAATGGCGTTCCATGAGATCAGGCCATTCTCTAGCTTTTCAACAATTTGAAGACGTTCTTAGCGAAGTAAGCATTGAATCCATCGAGAAATGCGATTCTGCTGTTCAGGATTTACTCTCAACCGCAACTTCTAACCAAGGACATAGCTCCGACATAGTCGCGCCATTCAGGATGGAATGGTCAGCCGAAAGTGACTGGGAGCCCGAAGATCCATCTCAAGTTTCATCAGGCTCGTGCCTGATCATCCCACTGAAAAAAAATGACTATTCTGGCATCTTGATCAGAAGTGTGGGGTATGCTGAATCCGAATTAGCAGAGTCGACATACCAGTTTTTAGACGATGGCACATTCTTGCTTACAACGCATTATGAGCAATCAATAGCAGAGGAAAGAATCTGGTTTGTTTCAGACAATGTTCGGTGCAGATCATCTGTATTGAAGACATCTGCAGGCTCAGGAGTTCTGCAAACCTCATTTGCCTCTGAAGTCAGACGAATTAAGGCCTAG
- a CDS encoding DUF2656 family protein, which produces MDKSFPMTTFILSHNLQVQSKDVPPFETQVLADGIVSNSSAIISATVIQHPHWIIELTSNLPPNDMAVELVKSWKQLRSKLGQSVDHVILALGGRKDSLAAPGAPLQEGFWGVDVVETHDEKAFLQAINWDALKSNRPEDGVFEISSNN; this is translated from the coding sequence ATGGACAAGTCTTTTCCAATGACGACATTTATTCTTTCTCATAACCTGCAGGTTCAATCTAAAGATGTCCCTCCCTTTGAAACTCAAGTTCTCGCTGACGGTATAGTCTCGAATTCTTCGGCAATTATTTCTGCAACAGTCATTCAACATCCTCATTGGATCATTGAATTGACTTCAAACTTGCCTCCCAACGATATGGCAGTGGAGTTGGTCAAGTCTTGGAAGCAATTGAGGTCTAAACTTGGACAAAGTGTAGATCATGTCATACTGGCGCTTGGTGGGCGCAAAGATTCTTTGGCTGCTCCAGGTGCACCGCTTCAAGAAGGTTTCTGGGGCGTAGATGTTGTGGAAACCCACGATGAAAAGGCTTTCCTGCAAGCCATTAATTGGGATGCACTTAAGTCCAATCGCCCTGAAGATGGTGTTTTCGAGATCTCCTCAAATAATTGA
- a CDS encoding C-phycoerythrin class 2 subunit beta, with the protein MLDAFSRAAVSADSSGSFIGGGELASLKSFIADGNKRLDAVNAITSNASCIVSDAVAGICCENTGLTAPNGGVYTNRKMAACLRDGEIVLRYVSYALLAGDASVLQDRCLNGLRETYAALGVPTGSASRAVAIMKAAAGALITNTNSQPKKMPVTTGDCSNIAGEAASYFDMVISAIS; encoded by the coding sequence ATGCTCGACGCATTCTCCAGGGCAGCTGTCTCAGCCGATTCCAGCGGCTCTTTCATCGGCGGCGGCGAACTGGCCTCTCTGAAGTCCTTCATTGCCGATGGCAACAAGCGCCTCGACGCTGTTAACGCCATCACTTCCAACGCTAGCTGCATCGTTTCCGACGCCGTTGCAGGCATCTGCTGCGAGAACACCGGTCTGACCGCCCCCAACGGTGGCGTTTACACCAACCGCAAGATGGCTGCTTGCCTGCGCGATGGTGAGATCGTTCTGCGTTACGTCTCCTACGCCCTGCTGGCTGGTGATGCTTCTGTTCTCCAGGACCGCTGCCTGAACGGACTGCGTGAAACCTACGCTGCACTGGGTGTTCCCACAGGTTCCGCCTCCCGTGCCGTGGCCATCATGAAGGCCGCTGCTGGTGCCCTGATTACCAACACCAACAGCCAGCCCAAAAAGATGCCTGTGACCACTGGAGATTGCTCCAACATCGCCGGCGAAGCTGCCAGCTATTTCGACATGGTGATCAGCGCTATCAGCTGA
- a CDS encoding chromophore lyase CpcT/CpeT, translating to MRNYTAIADFAKTLAGTFDNINQAQENPKDYARINIVFRPLPWRIFKGPGFYSEQCYDYAPWDPYRQGIHRLVLDQNLFVMENFAFDNPRRLAGAGRNPELLDELHSESLKRRCGCAMHFRSISPGHFVGNVEPGKSCLIPRDGKLTYLVSEVEFNQTSWISRDRGFDPENNVQVWGSEHGMLRFEKIASFSNEVTNEWLELKT from the coding sequence ATGAGAAACTATACAGCAATTGCAGACTTTGCCAAGACTCTTGCAGGCACATTCGATAACATTAATCAAGCACAAGAAAATCCAAAGGATTACGCACGAATCAATATTGTTTTCCGACCATTACCATGGCGCATCTTTAAAGGACCAGGCTTTTATTCTGAGCAATGCTATGACTATGCTCCGTGGGATCCCTACCGGCAAGGGATACATCGGCTAGTACTAGATCAGAACTTGTTTGTAATGGAGAATTTTGCCTTTGATAATCCTCGCCGACTTGCCGGCGCTGGACGCAATCCCGAACTTTTGGACGAACTGCATTCAGAATCATTGAAGAGGCGCTGCGGTTGTGCCATGCATTTCAGATCCATATCACCTGGACACTTCGTTGGCAATGTTGAACCCGGGAAAAGTTGTCTAATTCCAAGGGACGGAAAATTGACTTATCTTGTCAGTGAAGTTGAATTCAATCAAACCTCCTGGATTAGTCGGGATCGTGGATTTGATCCAGAGAACAATGTGCAAGTCTGGGGATCAGAGCATGGGATGCTGCGATTCGAAAAAATCGCAAGTTTTTCGAATGAAGTCACTAACGAATGGCTCGAGCTTAAAACCTGA
- the mpeA gene encoding class 2 C-phycoerythrin subunit alpha, with protein sequence MKSVITTVVGAADSASRFPSASDMESVQGSIQRAAARLEAAEKLAGNYDQVAQEAVDAVYNQYPNGATGRQPRKCATEGKEKCKRDFVHYLRLINYCLVTGGTGPLDELAINGQKEVYKALSIDAGTYVAGFSHLRSRGCAPRDMSAQALTAYNQLLDYVINSLG encoded by the coding sequence ATGAAGTCCGTCATCACCACCGTCGTCGGAGCAGCCGACAGCGCTTCCCGCTTCCCCTCTGCCTCCGACATGGAGTCCGTCCAGGGCTCCATCCAGCGTGCTGCTGCTCGTCTGGAAGCTGCTGAGAAACTGGCCGGTAACTACGACCAAGTTGCTCAGGAAGCTGTCGATGCTGTGTATAACCAGTACCCCAACGGAGCTACCGGCCGTCAGCCCCGCAAGTGCGCCACCGAGGGCAAAGAGAAGTGCAAGCGTGACTTCGTTCACTACCTGCGCCTGATCAACTACTGCCTGGTCACCGGCGGCACCGGCCCCCTGGATGAGCTAGCCATCAACGGTCAGAAGGAAGTGTACAAAGCACTCAGCATCGACGCTGGAACCTACGTTGCTGGTTTCTCCCACCTGCGTTCCCGCGGTTGCGCTCCTCGCGACATGAGTGCTCAAGCACTGACCGCTTACAACCAGCTGCTCGACTACGTTATCAACTCCCTGGGCTGA
- a CDS encoding HEAT repeat domain-containing protein has translation MPTVLQDFSNVSSLSDSQLTEEEALQLANELSLKLSDGERPGSDAESLKKMVAGLGDARGALRLTFAKSLGAVGDEALPILCEALRQHQNVVVRRASAKTLNLIGSKEALPYLLEAFLEDSDPVVLGSSAGAMATIGPDAMDSLLGILKNPDCTPFQVGLINLALSFIGAKAPEALLEAAESDVTEVRVAAISALGDQIQKSDDHRAKNRVFRALDDCSPDVRAEAVTLIGKSCDAEDVEHMLTRKLIDKDTQVRKNTAMALMKLEAFNSVESIEKAKATEDDESVQAVFDVAINILSRNL, from the coding sequence ATGCCCACAGTGCTCCAGGATTTCTCTAATGTCTCGTCACTCAGCGACAGTCAGCTCACCGAAGAAGAAGCGCTTCAACTCGCCAACGAACTAAGTTTAAAATTAAGTGATGGTGAGAGACCTGGGTCTGATGCAGAGTCTCTCAAGAAAATGGTTGCTGGCCTTGGTGATGCTAGAGGAGCCCTACGACTAACCTTTGCAAAAAGCCTTGGCGCAGTAGGAGACGAGGCTCTACCCATTCTTTGTGAAGCTCTTCGCCAACACCAAAATGTAGTCGTCAGAAGAGCATCAGCCAAAACACTCAATTTGATTGGAAGTAAGGAGGCTCTGCCTTATCTCCTCGAAGCTTTTTTAGAAGACAGTGATCCAGTTGTCCTCGGGTCATCTGCTGGAGCAATGGCAACGATTGGACCCGACGCTATGGACTCATTACTTGGGATCCTGAAAAATCCAGACTGCACACCATTTCAGGTGGGCTTGATTAATCTTGCGCTTAGTTTCATCGGCGCCAAAGCACCTGAGGCATTACTCGAGGCTGCAGAGTCAGACGTGACTGAAGTTCGCGTAGCTGCAATTTCAGCCCTAGGAGATCAAATACAAAAGAGTGACGATCATCGTGCAAAAAATAGAGTGTTCAGAGCTTTAGATGACTGCTCACCAGACGTTAGAGCAGAAGCTGTAACACTTATCGGAAAATCATGTGATGCCGAAGATGTTGAACATATGCTGACAAGGAAACTGATCGACAAAGACACGCAGGTACGAAAAAACACGGCGATGGCACTGATGAAGCTTGAAGCATTTAACTCTGTAGAAAGCATAGAGAAGGCAAAGGCAACAGAAGATGACGAGTCAGTTCAAGCAGTATTTGATGTCGCCATCAACATACTAAGCAGAAATTTGTGA
- a CDS encoding Nif11-like leader peptide family natural product precursor has product MTDSSSNVKQDLSLESFITMVRQDPDLKAEIKAALNQDDVIAIAASKGYQFDSTTILRRWSKHTDFTQDTWMGWFDE; this is encoded by the coding sequence ATGACGGATTCCTCCTCTAACGTAAAGCAAGATTTATCTTTGGAATCATTCATTACAATGGTTCGCCAGGATCCTGATCTCAAAGCTGAAATCAAGGCAGCCCTCAATCAAGATGACGTGATCGCAATTGCTGCATCTAAGGGATATCAATTCGATTCCACGACTATTTTAAGAAGGTGGAGCAAGCACACTGACTTTACTCAGGATACTTGGATGGGATGGTTTGACGAGTGA
- a CDS encoding Nif11-like leader peptide family natural product precursor, with protein MSRAEFIRFLQVLEENLPFRALFQEADPEEILKLADQHGFIFSDEIKGRFLNRWAGVYFCPFANDVGRLCPKMVPEGFSTLLHYSQTTCTKEDKVERFDFRAGGYYEGVKAVTG; from the coding sequence ATGTCGCGCGCTGAGTTCATACGCTTTCTTCAGGTCCTGGAAGAAAATTTACCGTTCAGAGCTCTTTTTCAAGAAGCTGATCCCGAGGAAATCCTCAAGCTTGCTGATCAACATGGGTTTATCTTTTCGGATGAAATAAAAGGGCGTTTCCTGAATCGGTGGGCAGGTGTGTATTTCTGCCCATTCGCCAACGATGTGGGAAGGTTATGCCCAAAAATGGTACCCGAGGGATTCAGCACACTGCTGCATTATTCACAAACAACATGTACCAAAGAGGACAAAGTTGAGCGTTTTGATTTTCGCGCTGGAGGCTATTACGAAGGAGTAAAAGCAGTGACTGGATAA
- a CDS encoding phycobilisome rod-core linker polypeptide, with the protein MLTTQTTPAGMSAANRTKSASYSTSSKAGMNTVARTVAGSIAEFKRNTCSSMGLGIGPRLHSECPFGSVFDEYHPNDSAALERTIRDSYRQVYGNLPPTENERCTSLEARLMNGEITVRDFVNGLAKSPFYKKNYFHAVAPQRGIELNFKHLLGRAPLNQAEIQASIKLQAEQGFDALIDSLTDGAEYAEVFGSDIVPYVRTTDSYAGMMTSSFNMMRELASTKVAVSDNAQGSRSRTVSPLALAASSAIKPVTFNYFALTKPAPKLPQQQYSGHQPPKQTDYVAFRPFGIHF; encoded by the coding sequence ATGCTCACCACACAAACTACTCCTGCAGGTATGTCTGCAGCAAATCGAACCAAATCCGCTTCGTATTCCACCTCCAGCAAAGCTGGAATGAATACTGTTGCCCGAACGGTGGCAGGTTCGATTGCAGAGTTTAAGCGGAACACTTGCTCATCTATGGGTCTCGGAATCGGCCCTCGACTCCACAGTGAGTGTCCATTCGGTTCGGTCTTCGATGAGTATCACCCCAATGATAGTGCGGCGTTGGAGCGCACAATCCGCGATAGCTATCGCCAGGTTTACGGGAACCTACCTCCAACGGAAAATGAGCGTTGCACCTCACTGGAAGCACGCCTCATGAATGGAGAAATAACGGTACGTGACTTCGTCAATGGTCTGGCCAAATCTCCTTTTTACAAAAAAAATTACTTCCACGCAGTCGCGCCCCAGCGAGGGATCGAACTGAACTTCAAACATCTCTTAGGGCGAGCTCCACTTAATCAGGCAGAAATTCAGGCCAGCATTAAGCTGCAGGCCGAACAGGGATTTGATGCTCTCATCGATAGCCTGACGGATGGGGCAGAATATGCCGAGGTCTTCGGTTCGGATATCGTCCCATACGTGCGGACTACTGATTCTTATGCCGGAATGATGACGTCCTCCTTCAACATGATGAGGGAGCTTGCCAGCACCAAAGTAGCAGTTAGTGACAACGCTCAGGGATCCCGGAGCCGCACCGTTTCACCACTCGCCTTAGCAGCGAGCAGCGCGATTAAACCTGTGACATTTAACTATTTTGCACTTACCAAGCCTGCTCCAAAGCTGCCTCAACAGCAGTACAGCGGTCATCAGCCTCCTAAGCAGACAGACTACGTCGCATTCCGCCCCTTCGGAATCCACTTCTGA
- a CDS encoding CpeR family transcriptional regulator, giving the protein MVDYDKQMKTWIRSQHLICVGSDFIFETVDQTQLDKFETCIRAMGGRIRTVKAIGNWPMGPRRSFKILQATASVPRPGGEALVTYWAKKGSKTTRYSEISS; this is encoded by the coding sequence ATGGTTGATTATGACAAACAAATGAAAACCTGGATACGTTCACAACATTTAATCTGTGTTGGAAGCGACTTTATTTTTGAAACTGTTGATCAAACTCAATTAGACAAGTTCGAGACTTGCATTAGAGCCATGGGGGGGAGAATTAGAACTGTAAAAGCCATTGGAAACTGGCCAATGGGACCTAGACGATCATTCAAGATCCTGCAAGCAACTGCTAGTGTTCCACGACCTGGCGGCGAGGCTTTGGTGACATACTGGGCCAAAAAGGGAAGCAAAACAACAAGGTACTCTGAGATATCTTCTTGA
- a CDS encoding Nif11-like leader peptide family RiPP precursor: MNPPPIKEFIQAVVYDHSIATGLKACETDQDIIDYAASKGFIFSSSEWQLYLALDRKTLSDAELAKILVVPVEHWSWAFRKVASWRAMLMDGI; encoded by the coding sequence ATGAATCCACCTCCGATTAAAGAATTCATCCAGGCTGTTGTGTATGACCATTCAATTGCCACTGGTCTGAAGGCTTGTGAGACTGACCAGGATATTATTGATTATGCAGCTTCCAAGGGATTTATTTTTTCATCGAGTGAATGGCAGCTATATCTTGCTTTGGATCGTAAGACTTTGAGTGATGCAGAATTGGCAAAGATTCTTGTCGTACCTGTTGAGCATTGGTCCTGGGCATTTCGGAAGGTTGCCTCATGGCGTGCCATGCTCATGGATGGAATTTGA
- a CDS encoding HEAT repeat domain-containing protein, which yields MITSAKIIYQFRLSVSDNQSVPSIDSLFEDLRHPNPRIQEEASLILSEHYQEEALPILLELFCHQDPKVYRAAVKGIGFFGSSAFDPLIELYATTENQTARRCCPKAFVQLFKNFPDQPFPDSVIEMLEQAINDTDMVVVQGALMCLGQIGKQQFKSEEAIKLLAKSLSSENVALIFSASQALADIPHPMAEVALHALQDNNDDPLIQEAAQSALARLQDLLNSRS from the coding sequence TTGATCACCAGTGCTAAAATAATTTATCAATTCAGGCTTTCTGTGAGCGATAATCAGTCTGTGCCTTCCATTGATTCCCTATTCGAGGATCTTAGGCATCCCAACCCTAGGATCCAAGAAGAAGCCAGTTTAATTCTTTCGGAGCACTATCAGGAAGAAGCCTTGCCTATATTATTGGAACTATTCTGTCATCAAGATCCCAAAGTGTACAGAGCAGCAGTTAAGGGAATTGGTTTTTTTGGGAGTTCTGCATTCGATCCTTTGATCGAACTTTATGCAACAACTGAGAATCAAACTGCAAGGCGTTGTTGCCCGAAAGCATTCGTTCAATTGTTCAAGAATTTTCCTGATCAACCGTTTCCTGATTCAGTCATAGAAATGTTGGAACAAGCGATTAATGACACAGACATGGTAGTCGTACAAGGAGCTCTGATGTGTCTTGGTCAAATCGGTAAGCAACAGTTCAAGTCTGAAGAGGCAATTAAACTACTCGCAAAATCTCTCAGCAGTGAAAATGTGGCTTTGATCTTTAGTGCATCTCAGGCTCTTGCTGATATCCCGCATCCCATGGCGGAGGTCGCTTTGCATGCACTTCAAGATAATAATGACGATCCGCTGATTCAGGAAGCAGCTCAGTCTGCATTGGCGCGACTTCAAGATCTACTCAATTCAAGGAGTTAA
- a CDS encoding HEAT repeat domain-containing protein codes for MDQAGAIEILATEFQDLESDSDYYMAIAHLVNFPSQLANEALLNFLGRVSTESAVLLAQRKAVEVLARLGVTQAQEKIASFLDSSDIYMVENAAWALAQIGCQDQSVHQRLIQLLHDSRQNQRVLIQSLSQLSVFTALSSIAPLMDHEKSSVCGAAIAATIHLSGDRTRLADLADHLYVPNQMDRQSAVQDVIDAGGIELMSSLLQAPISPAFRMRAVRALVDRSSGEQLKNSALSAVDQVLRDDPRLITVLHHYGDPLPTQLLVEGLFHPDFSRCYLSMQTLLDRDPDEVWTHVWASWHKKAHNDYGAHYFMMHLFGLIRNWSHEALASIHDILSDAIRDRRPQFRKSPSAALLSFAILFPGQCDHFLNDGLTTVMQPFWDFRYTSLLLLQSPELSQIRSQNLEVVSNLSESDPDYFVRWKAHSILQYT; via the coding sequence TTGGACCAGGCTGGTGCTATCGAGATCTTGGCTACAGAGTTCCAAGATCTTGAAAGCGACAGTGACTACTATATGGCCATTGCGCACTTGGTCAATTTTCCTAGTCAGTTGGCAAATGAAGCATTGCTGAATTTTCTTGGCAGGGTGTCGACTGAGTCTGCTGTCCTTCTTGCTCAACGAAAAGCTGTAGAAGTTCTTGCCCGGCTAGGGGTGACGCAAGCTCAGGAGAAAATTGCCAGTTTTCTTGATAGTTCGGATATCTATATGGTCGAAAATGCTGCCTGGGCACTGGCACAAATAGGCTGCCAAGATCAATCTGTTCATCAGCGCTTAATACAATTGTTGCATGATTCAAGACAGAATCAACGGGTTTTAATTCAAAGTTTGTCTCAACTCTCCGTCTTTACAGCACTTTCGTCGATTGCTCCCTTAATGGATCATGAAAAGTCTTCTGTGTGCGGTGCTGCAATTGCGGCCACAATTCACTTGTCAGGAGATAGGACACGTCTCGCTGATTTGGCTGATCATTTGTACGTTCCTAATCAGATGGATCGTCAGTCGGCAGTTCAAGATGTAATCGATGCTGGTGGGATTGAACTCATGTCGAGTTTGCTTCAGGCACCCATTTCACCAGCGTTTCGAATGAGAGCTGTTCGTGCTCTTGTCGACCGATCGTCAGGTGAGCAGTTGAAAAATAGTGCTCTTTCGGCTGTTGACCAGGTCCTTCGCGATGACCCCAGGCTGATCACGGTGCTTCATCACTATGGAGACCCCCTACCGACTCAGCTGCTTGTCGAAGGTCTGTTTCATCCTGATTTCAGTCGCTGCTATTTGTCGATGCAAACCCTGCTGGATCGTGATCCAGATGAAGTCTGGACCCATGTCTGGGCGAGTTGGCATAAGAAAGCCCATAACGACTATGGAGCGCACTATTTCATGATGCATCTATTTGGTCTCATAAGGAATTGGAGTCATGAGGCCCTTGCGTCTATTCACGATATCCTGTCGGATGCTATTCGAGATAGACGTCCACAATTCAGGAAATCTCCATCTGCTGCGTTGTTGTCTTTTGCCATCTTATTTCCTGGGCAGTGCGACCACTTCTTGAATGATGGTTTGACTACCGTAATGCAACCATTTTGGGATTTCCGTTATACATCGCTTCTACTACTTCAATCTCCCGAGTTGAGTCAAATCCGGTCTCAAAATCTTGAAGTAGTCAGTAATTTGTCTGAATCGGATCCAGATTATTTTGTTCGTTGGAAAGCGCACTCGATTCTCCAATATACATAG
- the cpeB gene encoding class 1 C-phycoerythrin subunit beta yields MLDAFSRTVVSADAKTAPVGGSELASLRSYVQDGNKRLDAVNAITSNAYCIVSDAVTGMICENTGLIQAGGNCYPTRRMAACLRDGEIVLRYISYALLAGDASVLDDRCLNGLKETYIALGVPTQSAARAVAIMKSAATALIGQTNTPASGGAKYRKMETTQGDCSALVSEAGSYFDRVIGAIS; encoded by the coding sequence ATGCTCGACGCATTTTCCCGCACAGTCGTCAGCGCTGACGCCAAAACTGCACCTGTTGGTGGTAGCGAGCTCGCTAGCCTCCGTTCTTATGTGCAGGATGGCAACAAGCGTTTGGACGCTGTTAACGCCATCACTTCCAACGCCTATTGCATCGTTTCGGATGCGGTCACAGGCATGATCTGCGAAAACACCGGTCTGATCCAGGCCGGTGGCAACTGCTATCCCACTCGTCGCATGGCCGCATGCCTGCGTGATGGTGAGATCGTTCTTCGCTACATCAGCTACGCCCTGCTGGCTGGCGACGCTTCCGTGCTGGATGACCGTTGCCTCAATGGTCTGAAAGAGACCTACATCGCTCTGGGTGTTCCCACTCAGTCTGCAGCTCGCGCTGTCGCGATCATGAAATCCGCAGCAACGGCTCTGATCGGACAAACCAACACCCCTGCTAGCGGTGGCGCAAAGTACCGCAAGATGGAAACCACACAGGGCGATTGCTCTGCACTGGTGTCTGAAGCAGGTTCTTACTTCGATCGCGTGATCGGGGCAATCAGCTGA
- the cpeA gene encoding class 1 C-phycoerythrin subunit alpha: MKSVVTTVVTAADAAGRFPSQNDLEAVQGNIQRAAARLEAAEKLAAGLDNVTREAGDACFNKYAYLKQPGEAGDSQVKIDKCYRDLGHYLRLINYCLIVGGTGPLDEWGIAGAREVYRTLGLPTNAYIEALTYTRDRACAPRDMSAQALNEFKSYLDYAINALS, encoded by the coding sequence ATGAAATCCGTCGTCACCACTGTTGTGACCGCTGCTGATGCAGCCGGTCGCTTCCCTTCCCAGAACGACCTCGAAGCCGTTCAGGGCAATATCCAGCGTGCAGCTGCTCGCCTTGAGGCTGCTGAAAAGCTGGCCGCTGGCCTCGATAACGTGACTCGTGAAGCAGGCGACGCCTGCTTTAACAAGTACGCCTACCTGAAGCAGCCCGGTGAAGCCGGTGACAGCCAGGTGAAGATCGACAAGTGCTATCGCGATCTTGGTCACTACCTGCGTCTGATCAACTACTGCCTCATTGTTGGTGGTACTGGTCCTCTGGACGAGTGGGGTATTGCTGGTGCTCGTGAGGTGTATCGCACCCTTGGTCTTCCAACCAACGCATACATCGAAGCTCTCACTTACACACGTGATCGTGCATGTGCACCTCGTGATATGAGCGCTCAGGCTCTCAACGAATTCAAGAGCTATCTCGATTACGCCATCAACGCCCTGTCTTGA
- a CDS encoding HEAT repeat domain-containing protein, giving the protein MPERFDNLVEGLTEDRAMSVILADPETLDRPVDKYMAATRLGASDTEESLDVLIKAAELSPEHLFDRITRRKAIDALGRRKSTRALPTLFRSLSCTDEAAVINAVDAITKIGAPLTESDQRSLIKALAGEDIQKRAVIQAFCRLEINKAEEAIRPLANDQNPLVCGAAKAYLARVHKETSGLDDLVPQLIDPIAGRRRSAVIDLGDAGDVTRLEALVTAPVSMSLRARSAFQLVDPNKTCHVPDEYSELITQLLQDNPQHLKLRQEWVCPVDAIEIENNLQHRDEARQYGGALSLMNMDKRSRMELINEIKQKLWSDYVTHYYLTSVISLQGLSERSDLICLALAETIPQYTKSRIAAAWGCLRLRLTDQKPLLEELSVSANWLPLKWTCRQVLKQLS; this is encoded by the coding sequence ATGCCAGAGCGTTTCGACAACTTGGTTGAAGGATTGACAGAAGATCGTGCCATGTCTGTGATTCTGGCCGACCCAGAGACATTGGATCGACCTGTCGACAAATATATGGCTGCGACGAGGTTGGGAGCTAGCGACACTGAGGAATCCCTTGATGTCCTCATTAAGGCAGCAGAATTAAGTCCGGAACATCTGTTTGACCGAATCACACGACGAAAAGCCATTGACGCCCTAGGCCGCAGAAAAAGCACTAGGGCATTACCTACTCTGTTTCGCTCACTGTCTTGCACAGATGAGGCTGCAGTCATTAACGCTGTTGACGCCATCACAAAAATTGGTGCACCACTAACAGAAAGCGATCAGAGAAGCTTGATCAAGGCACTCGCTGGGGAAGATATCCAAAAGCGAGCAGTCATCCAGGCCTTTTGCAGGCTGGAAATCAACAAGGCAGAAGAGGCAATACGCCCACTCGCGAACGATCAGAATCCGCTCGTCTGCGGTGCAGCCAAAGCATATTTAGCAAGAGTGCACAAAGAGACCTCCGGTCTAGATGATCTGGTTCCCCAGCTGATCGATCCCATCGCTGGTCGACGCCGATCCGCCGTCATTGACCTTGGCGATGCTGGTGATGTCACAAGATTGGAGGCACTGGTTACGGCACCTGTGTCCATGTCATTACGGGCAAGAAGCGCTTTCCAGCTCGTCGATCCCAACAAAACATGTCACGTTCCTGATGAATATTCAGAATTAATAACGCAACTTTTGCAAGACAACCCACAACATTTAAAGCTCAGACAAGAGTGGGTCTGCCCTGTTGACGCAATTGAAATCGAAAATAATCTTCAACACCGAGACGAAGCACGTCAATACGGTGGTGCTTTGAGCCTAATGAATATGGACAAACGAAGCAGAATGGAATTAATTAATGAAATTAAACAAAAATTATGGAGCGACTATGTTACTCACTATTACTTAACATCAGTCATCAGCCTTCAAGGCTTGTCCGAAAGGAGTGACTTGATCTGCCTAGCTCTGGCCGAAACGATCCCTCAGTACACAAAATCGAGGATTGCAGCAGCCTGGGGTTGCCTGAGATTGAGGCTGACTGATCAGAAGCCCCTCCTCGAGGAGCTTTCAGTCTCAGCTAACTGGCTACCACTGAAGTGGACCTGCAGGCAGGTACTTAAACAGTTGTCATGA